In Alosa sapidissima isolate fAloSap1 chromosome 5, fAloSap1.pri, whole genome shotgun sequence, the genomic stretch ttttcttttgtttgttttttatgttcattaatATTATAACAAGGGCCATCTGTTGTTATCTTTGAGTTTTTAAGTTTGTTATTTTCCTTACTTAGCCTAtaaatatttttcattattattattattattattattattattattatgtaaagCACTAAATCACTGGTGCAATGCTGTtgcttttaaatgtgctataaaataaattgacttgacttgacttcaaaTATTTTAACAATGGAGCTTGGCTtagttctagaatctttgcaaCCTAGTACTAAAACTGTGTGTACTGGTTTTGATGTCATAATAGTGAATGCTACAAAGTTCTGGTGACATCATAATGACTATGGGAACCTTTCATAATAGATGTCAAAAGCTTAACAAGCCTTCATTTTACCTTGGACAACTGAAGAGTACAGGTCAGTAGGCAAATCTGTGATTGGCCAGTGTGTCCAGATAAAGCCATTCTCACCCAATGTGTCTCATTAACAGAATTGTTCTACAGATATCAACCATATCGGAGTAATCCAGAGTGGACACGAGGAGCTTGGAGATGACGGAGGGAGGAGGGGCGGAGGCTGGGCGTGTGGACCGTCTCCTGATGGTGGCCGGGTCAACGGCATACATGATCCCACAGGAGCTTCGCCTCAGGGGCTACAAGATGAATGACTTCTACACAAGCCTGGACAGGTGGGTATGACACCTGGGCAGGTGTTCATCAAACAGATTTTATTGATTTATCTTATAatttctttgttttattttattctttaaTTTTATTTGTTAAAGAACATGTACAATTTTCAACTTGGTGCATTGTAGGACCCAGGAGAGAAGGCCAAACCTGAGCCTGACTATGAGGCCACGGCTCCCTGACAGGAGCGAGCTGGAGAAGGACATGAGGGAGCTGGACAGGAAGCTGGAGGAGAGCGACAGGAGGTTGGAGGAGCTGCGCCAGATGACGGTGGTTCAGGAGAGACTGgccgcagagaggagagagcaggaggagagggagagggagagagccgtGCAGGAGAGAGTGGGGAGTTTGAGGACACTCAGGGAAATGTATCACCTCATGCTGATCATCGGTCCGGACCCAGCGTCCTATGAGACGGTACCACTGAGAGAGTAAGTTAGCCATGTGGCTCTTTACTGTTTAATACTGTACCTTTAATATACTTTACAGCTCATCATTTGGGACTTCAGAAAAATCCTATAGGAATAGGCTGGGTTTAAATACAGTTGACCTTTTAGCGGTGCCTGATTGTTTATCATTATATTTAAACAAGGTTTGTAAGGATACCCGGGAGGGACACATGTAGTAGCAAAAAAAGCAGCATTGTTTTCACATGAGTATAAAATATGTGAATTAGACTTGCCTTCATGTCAAAATCCAGAAATGATATAAGGCACTTCATTTTTCAGGCCTTCCAAGAACCCCACGGTCCAGAAACTACAGGCTCAGTGTAGGAGGGACCAGGAAAGATGGAGGGAACTGGACAGAGGGCGAATGGAGCGCAGTATGAGGATGATTGGATGGTTGGACGAAGAACTGAGACACTTGCAACAGCGAGTTCCAGAGAGACGTGTTCCGGAGAGGTCAAGCCTACCTGATCATCTTGAAGCTCAGCTCCATGCCCAGGAGAGAGTTTGGCTGCAGGAGGcgcagagagtgagggaggagttgGTCAGGAGGGTGAGGGAGCAGTCAAGCCAAGCTGATCATCTTGAAGCTCAGCTCCGTGACCAGGAGAGAGTTCGGCTGCAGGAGGAGGCACAGAGAGTAAGGGAGGAGTTGgtcaggagggagagggagcagtCAAGCCAAGCCGATCATCTTGAAGCTCAGCTCCGTGACCAGGAGAGAGTTCGGCTGCAGGAGGAGGcacagagagtgagggaggagttggtcaggagggagagggagcagtccgaggaggaggacaggaccACAGAGGTTGATCATCTCAAGCAGAAACAAAGGATTGAAAAAGTGGATGAACtccagggagagaaggaggacatgagagagatggagatgaagaGTGAGGTGGCAgccgaggaggagagagagttggaggagttgagacagagtgagagagaggagttgaGGAGGGTTGCTGAGAACATCACCTGGACATCCAGCGATGAGAAGGAGGACTCTGACTCGGATGATGTCTGGATGgacgaggaggagaaggaggtcaTTCTAGCAGCCAGGaagaaacagagggaggagagagagaagatgcagGCTGAACTGAACAAAGAggaggatggaaagagagaggtagagatggcCACCCTGAGTGagccagagaaagagggagatgaaaaactccaggaagagagtgaggaagtgagaaaggaagagatgaagagagagatggcagtcaagcaagagagcgagagagaagagtcaagacagaaagagagagaggagttgagGAGGGCTGCCGAGAATATCACCTGGACGTCCAGTGATGAGAAGGAGTACGACAACAGCGAAAGCGACACTGACTCGGATGATGTCTGGATGgacgaggaggagaaggaggtcaTTCTAGCAGCCAGGAAGAaacagcaggaggagagagaaaagatgcaGGCTCACCTGGACAAAGACGAGAATGAAGGAAAGAGAAATGTGGTGGAAGTGGTGAAGCTGGGGGGGGGCATCTGAGATGTGGGTCTGGATGTCCAGTGATGAGGAGGATGGCAACAGCGAAAGTGAGATGGCCTTTGACCATCTCTGGACTAAACTGTCAGCCAACAataaagaggaggaggtggaagaagagagaaagaaagatgaggaaatggagagactgagagaagaggtaaaaaggaaagagatggaggtgaagaaagaggaggagaggatgagagagatggagatggaaagactgaaagaggaggagagaaagatgagagagattgaggagaaagcaagagaggatgagagaaggaaaaaagagattgaggagaagatgagagaggaagagagaaagaagagacagattgagaaagcaagagaggaggagacaaagaagagagagattgaggagaaggaaaaagaggagaaaaggaagaaagagattgaggagaaagcgagagaggaggagagaaagaagaaacagATTgaggagaaagcaagagaggaggacaaaaagaagagagaaatggaggagaaggaaaaagaggagagaaggaaaataGAGATtgaagagaaagcgagagaggaggagaaaattAAGAAACAGATtcaagagaaagcgagagaggaggagagaaggaagagagagattgaagagaagatgagagaggaagagagaaagaagagacagattgagaaagcaagagaggaggagacaaagaagagagagattgaggagaAGGAAAAAGAGGAGAGTAGGAAGAAAGAGATtgaggagaaagtgagagaggagaagaaaaagaagagagagattgaagagaagatgagagaggaacagagaaagaagagacagattgagaaagcaagagaggaggagacaaagaagagagagattgaggagaaggaaaaagaggagaggaggaagaaagagattgaggagaaagcgagagaggaggagaaaaggaagagagagattgaagagaagatgagagaggaggagagaaagaagagagagattgaggagaaggaagaggatggaaagagagaggtggagatggCCACCCTGAGTGagccagagaaagagggagatgaaaatctccaggaggagagtgaggaagtgagaaaggaagagatgaagagagagatggcagtcaagcaggagaaagagagagaggagttgagacagaaagagagagaggagttgagGAGGGCTGCCGAGAATATCACCTGGACGTCCAGTGATGAGAAGGAGTACGACAACAGCGAAAGCGACACTGACTCGGATGATGTCTGGATGgacgaggaggagaaggaggtcaTTCTAGCAGCCAGGaagaaacagagggaggagagagaaaagatgcaGGCTGAACTGAACAAAGAggaggatggaaagagaggagtGGCAACACTGAGTGAAGAAATGGAGAAAGATGAAGCTGAAAAACTCCAGGAAGAGAGCAATGGAGTAAGAAAGGAAGAGATGGAGGTAGAGATGGCAAccaagcaggagagagagaagatgcagGCTCACCTGGACAAAGACGAGAACGAAGGAAAGAGAAATGTGGTGGAAGTGGTGAAGCTGGGGGGGGCATCTGAGATGTGGGTCTGGATGTCCAGTGATGAGGAGGATGGCGACAGCGAAAGTGAGATGGCCTTTGACCATCTCTCGACTAAACTGTCAGCCAACAataaagaggaggaggtggatgaagagagaaagaaagatgaggaaatggagagactgagagaagaggtaaaaaggaaagagatggaggtgaagaaagaggagagaaagaatagAGAAACTGAAGAGATgatgagagagcaggagaaaaagaagaaacagATTCAGGAGAAAgcaacagaggaggagagaatgaagagagagattgaggagaaggaaaaagaggagaggaggaagaaagatattgaggagaaagaaaaagaggagaagaggaagaaagagattgAAGAGAAggtaagagaggaggagagaaatacAAACAATAACAGGTCAATAGACACAACACACtatagaaagaagagagagattgaaaagaagatgagagaggaagaaaagaagatAGAGATTGAAGAGAAGGTGAGaaaggaggaaaaggagagagagatggcacagATGCGAAAGGTGGTGGATGTGAAGCTGTGGGGGGCTGAGACCATCACCTCGATGTCCAGTGCTGAGGAGTACGTCGACAGCGAAAGTGAGATGGACTCTGACGATCTCTGGATGGATGAGAAGGAGGCTAAACTGTCAGCcaagaagaaagaggaggagaggaggagagagatggagatggaaaagctgaaagaggagaaaaagaagagagaaatggaagagAAGGCGAGACAGGTGGAAAAGGAGCGAGAGAGGGCACAGATGCGAAAGATGGCAGAGGAGATGAGGCGGAGGTGGAACGCCCTCCCTCCTGACTCTGAAGACGGTGACACCAACTccgaggaggagaaggagaagaagcagGAGGAGCCGCCAATCATCGAGGAggagaagcagaagaagaaAAGCAAACCTGCCAAACTCATCAAGTGGATTAAGAAGAGCCTGGGCTTGGGGAAGAACAAGGGGaaagaggtgtgtatgtgtgtgtgtgtgtgtgtgtgtgtgtgtgtgtgtgtgtgtgtgtgtgtgtgtgtgtatgtgtgtgtgtgtgtgtgtgtgtgtgtgtgtttgtgtgtgtgtgtgtaagagggagaaagcgagtgtgtgtgtgtgtgtgtgtgtgtgtgtgtgtgtgtgtgtgtaagagggagaaagcgagtgtgtgtgtgtgtgtgtatatgtgtgtgtgtgtgtgtgtgtgtgtgtgtgagtgtgtgtgtgtgtgtttgtgtgagatgaTGCTGCAGTAACTATACTTATATCTGTTTCATCTTGTCTACAGTGACCTGTCCATCCCAGGAGACAATGGAATGGCTTAGCCACTGGCCCAACCATGTGAGACCATCACATATTTCCTGTctttaaacacgcacacacacacacacacacacacacacacacacacacacacagatttaaacacaatttATTCTTACCAATAAACTTATTTCAAATATTAAAGTACATGTTTAATCATTGGACATTGAAATGTATGAGTCACTCAGCAGATGATAAACATACATGGCATGCAAAGAAAGTATACAGTGCCCAGAATTCCTACGACcaggggagtgagtgtgtgtgtgtgtgtgtgtgtgtgtgtgtgtgtgtgtgtgtgtgtgtgtgtgtgtgtgtacgaatcCTGGTTTTAGTGATGGCGTAATGTATAGCCTTTATATTAATGGGTCTCCTTCAGGCTGGCACAAGGATGAGAACTCCTCCAACTGGCTTTCATTAGGTCATACCAAAGGTACCTTTATGACTCTGGGTCATACACAATCACacttcagtatgtgtgtgtgtgtgcctgttactgtgtgtgtgtgtgtgtgtgtgtgtgtgtgtgtgtgtgtgtgtgtgtgtgtgtgtgtgtgtgtgtgtatttgtctgtatctgtgtgtgtgtgcgtatgtgtgcgtgcctgtgcttgtgtgtgtgtgtgtgtgtgtgtgcctgtgtgtgtatgtgcagtgctTAAAGTGGGATTTGCAATGGGAAAACATGACTCACCGTGGGACATgttgagtatcgtggtgtagaAATACTAGAATAGTGGTGTGGAAGTAGAAGAGTTGGTAGCATGTCTGTGTAGCTGTGTGGCTATTTTCACATCCAGTCAAAATGGCTCCCATATTAATTTGTACCAGGGACGTCACTAGATTTAGAACTGCACTGTGGCATAAGTCACCCTACGGGGGTCTGGGGGCATGCTCCCctgtaagaaatgtttgtatattttaatgtttaaatgcaTCAACCTGGTGCACTTTGAAAAAGAATTCAGAGGTTggacttgcttatttttttatctatggatggaaatattagtgctgtagcctacattttgcacttcagaatttgaaccatgtacacacatgtggAATAGTTATGATTATACTGCAATAAGCTCACAACTACAAAGCATATTTGCTgagtttcacagttcagaaatgatCAAAATAGTGTatatttcagcactccatgaaataatgcagaagtggtcacatGTAAAAAGCCTATTCTAATTCAGAGTCTTGTTTCTTTTGGTTGCATTTGTTGTCATACAGTTTAAATTGTGGAATTTGAACATTACAGTACTTAGCCTTTGACTTTAACTCCACTCCAACATCCACTTGCTCTGGCTAGAACAGCAACTGTAAACACAGAGGCTTTATTTGCATGCACAGATGCACTCATCAGATCAGACAGGAGAACCGTGAGAACATAACGTCGGGGATGGGACAAGAGGGGGGATAACGCGTGTTTGTGAAGGCGAGGAAAGGGGGGTGATATTACGTTTTGATGTGTTGAACACCGTGACCCTGAAGAAGAGGTAGGCTGCAATTTGACGGTGTACTGAAAAATTaactgatctttttttttttttaaacaatatcATTACTCTATATTGTTGGTATGAATCaatctatttattaatttatgagGTGGCGTAACTGCATTCCAGACTGCTACGGCCCACTttaacccctgtgtgtgtgtgtgtgtgtgtgtgtgtgtacttgtgcttCCATTACTCAAAGAAGCTTGATTGAAAAGCGCCCACTTCCCACTTAAAGAGTGTTGCTCCTAAATCAAACTTTTGTGGAACAGAATAACACCCAGCCTCCACAGAGACCCAAGCAAGGTCACATGGTATCGACTTTTAACATGGTGACGCGGGGAGAGGGCAGTCACTGTGGACATAACCACAGACCTCCGCATTCCACTGACCTAGACGCTTCAGAATCAGTCATTCCACTATAATACCCAGTAGTCTATGTctcgtctctgtctctgtctcagtgTTAAATTGCATGATGGGAGCCGAGACGATTAATCGATAATAAAACACCCCTGACAGACCGCTGCGTTCTCTACTATAACGTGCGACTGAGAACATCGGCCTGGCAGGTATCGACGCGACGACTCGAAGGCCGTGCTGTGTATGTCAGGTGTCTTATTACATGCGGGTCAAATCCCCAAAGCTCAACCTCACCGGTCAGGAAAATGAATCGCATAAATAATGCAGCACCTGTCAGGCAGCGGATCCAGAACGGACTCGCGCCAGAGCTGGACCAGATGAGGTTCAGAGGCGATCCTGCTGCTTCTCCTTCATCCCCTgggctcctctgctctcctctcgtcCCACACGGCCTCCTTAACGAGCGCGTGGCAGCCCGTAGCGGGACGGCGCAGACGAGACGCCTCAGCCTTGCCCCGCCTGTCCTCCCCAGGCTGGAGACGGCAGACAGAGCGGGCCCTCCGTGGCTAATGGTGTTTTAATGAGCCCATTGTCTAGCTCAGTCAATACAAATTCACTTACCGGCTGGCTAATAAATACCCTGGTGATATCCCCActgtatgcccccccccccctccccctccgcaGGGAGCCGCCGGGGTGTGGAGACTGACTGTCGTCACGGTTCGCCTGACGGGCGATTAAGAGCCTCACGGAGTCGGAGAGTAACAGGGAGACACATTGTTCAGCTAATGGATCATTATGCAACATGATATAGAAGAGAAGATTCCATTTAAATTAGGAGTTTCGTTTTGTAAGAGTGTTTATTTAGAAGAGTGTAGCAACACGTTACAGGAAGAGcttgttttttcttcttttttcgtAATGATTTTATTGCCACTGCCTGAATCTGTTGTGATATTCTCCAGTTacatcatgtgtgtttgtgtttgtgtgtgtgtgtgtgtgtgtgtgcgcttataGAGAAGACTTCATGTGGGTCTGGAAGCGCTGGATTCTGAAAGGTGAGAGGTCGTACGAGGGCACTTTCCCCAGGCTGAGTTCACACAGGATCTTCCCCACCACTGGGCCAAACTTAAACCCGTGACCTGCCAGAAAGACACAAGAGGATAGTAGTCGTAGACGCACTTACTGAGCAACTGGACACTGGAATAACTCACTTTTACCAGTACAACTATGTCTCTTGCTTATTTTAATCATGGTAAAATGATTGTCAATGCAATGTCTCCTTTTGTGATAAACATCAGTCCTCATTTGTATTCACATTTTTATGAATATTATGTATTGATGAATGTCTGTGACTGATATTGATACACTGGTGTCTCACATGTGGTGATGGGACCACAAACAGTTTATATTTACACACCAATGATGAGGACATAAAGAGAAAGTTTGAGCTACAGTATCTCAATGCAGCAGTCTCAGGATGTTTTTACTGTCAAAACTCCGGCCACCCTTCGCAAGTGTGATTTGAGAAGTGGCCTGGTgatagtgtagtggctaaggagctgggctagcatgcagtagcctgaacgcttctgggttcaattcccagcaaggcacttaacccctagttgctctggggacaatgtccCTGTAATATAATTCGCTTCGGATAAAAGCTTCTGCTAAAttaatgaatgtaaatgtagaTGTAACATCCTGGGCCACTGGTTCCTCTTCCCCCCACTGACCTGAGAAGCCTGCTCCGATGATGATGTTCTTGTGCGCGGGGTGCCGGTCCAGAACAAAGTGATGGTCTGGTGTCACCTGCGCATATCAATGATACAAACCTCCAGTGGCTGGAGAAACAAAATCACCAGAACCTCTCTGGTTCTATTTGGTTCTGAGAATATGGTGGATGAGGACCAGGTGTTCTGGTCTGACTTACAAGTAGATCTAATGAAACAAACTCATCATATCAGGTGACAAGAGAATCAGAATCACTTGAACCTCTGTGATTGTTAGGTTCTAGATCATTTTTGGGGTCGGGTTCTAACCGTGTACATGCAGGTCTCCACCACCGCCGGTTCTGGCTCCAGGCCCGGCAAGTAGATCGATACGAAGCGAGAGAGGATCCGGACATCTGTctggtcagtctgtctgtcccgcctgtCAGGTTCCGTCTCACTACCCATGTGGTAGCAAATCTGAggggaacacaaacacacacacacacacacacacacacacacacacatgcagatactATGGGTTAGGTGAAACAAACAACCATAACCATGTTTTTAACCAAAGAAACGTACACAAAGAGATATTTTCATTAATGCAACTTTATGAAACACTATCATATAAAATATTTGGCAGAAGCTTTTATCTCAAGAGACTTACACAAAATTAGAAATTTGCTCTAAAAGCTTCTTAATCTTTTCAATCAATTATTAGATATAAAAGATATTAGAAGTAAGATGTTGACATAATGATAAATAGGACGATTCTAAGgacccagcactgacaggggccccccatagagccccccctccccctaatttttggggagtactcatgactttactcaagtacatttgacaggcaaatattgtactctttactccactacatttctatccataactgtgagtatcagttacttcttctaaaaaaaagaatctcagaaaccctcaatttgttgttttcccctcaaacgtgattggattgtgcaggcgccactgattggaacagcctatcagcaatcacctttagctttccgccaaagtcaactccatggtcagatttagataagagatgaaaccacGGACGAAataatggatgaagacgcagcaggtccatcccgggaatgtgccaacctgtggccccacctcgccagactatttcaactttctgaacaagttaatgatagttttcgcttcaagtgtttcatttacaaaatagtattttgtatttgaaatacgtatttgaaatacatgtattagaaatactgcccatccctgcccatcccagatgaaaattacttgattttactttcaattccttttacattctccaaggtattaacattaacatttttcataactccatgtaggacgtttctgtacataaatgtaagcactgtggcagtagtaatgcaatatttcgaaaatgtaggctactcttgtactcttgatactcaagtacttttaaaaacaagtacttcagtacttttacttaagtaggcatctgactgttgtacttttacttgtacttgagtaaaattgagcaaagggtatctgtacttttactcaagtaataaagctgtgtactctgtcctcctctgccgataagtaagggataatgtatagaacggcgGTCATTatcgacagggcgaaccggaccccgacgcgcagtggaagggtcttgttccgccctgaagggacctaaTTCCcggtaatgaccggcgttctagacattatcccgcttattacacggctacttgccaaaaccaaacaataaactcccacaatatgactctttagcctacatagcctaggctatagcctatttgttaccgttttatcgtggcttttgctgagaaacaaatagtttgcaacaacacacgctgaacttgaatcaaacattatttagaacacagctgatcaaccgtctgctttcacttttgaatgaagttccagtccttgcgtagtgatcatgggcggattatgaactttcgggcccctgggcccagatgtattaagggccccccactaattgtcgtatatgtaggaggcgggggggttgggggtcctcccccagaaaaaaatgaatttgtttgatgtgattttcctctattctggtgcattttggggatggccaatactaaattcaatcagattcatagcctacatcctgatttgttgatactgaggcaatgattccatgcaaaggcttgggcttcagggccccctgaccccttgggcccctgggcctgggcccggtaggcccgtgcagtaatccatccctggtagtgatatgaaagacgtgacttagaagcacaaaacccattttccttgacagcggtctgttatacttagcaacggtttgttatatatatatatatatatatataaaagattatatatacttatatattattggggggggggggggcaaaattattgtctgtcatagggcccaaattttTTTAGCAGCGCTCTTGGCCACAAGTGTGTTCAGACGGGGCCGCCACTATGACTGGGAATAACAGTGGAGTGAGTGCGTGACAGCTCTCATCAAGCAGAAAGCCCAGAATGCAATTttcacacactgtatgctccattgcGAAGTGCTTATGGATAAACTGATGAGGATGAGCTTAGTTTATtgttacatttgccgtagtaatATCGATACTGATGTTGGGTTTCATAAGACATCTTGCAAAAGCGGGTCCTTGGCCAAAAcgtagtggtatttggggggccttgtcatggaaaagtttgggaacccctgcacTAACACATAGCCTTCCACTTAACTTCGCTCTCAAGTGGTACTACATCTCTTGGCAAAGGAAACGCCAATGCTAAGATTAGAACTATTTTTGTGGGCGCAGgatgaacaaacaaaaatcTAAATGAACAATAGAAAACACAAATTTGTATCTTAAAACTAAATTAATTGGTAATGGAACTGTTGAATAAAAGCAATATGACACTCGTGGCCATGGTGTTGGTGAAGGATATCGCCTGTAATGGCCTTCGGTCTCTTACATACGGCCGAATTACAGCCGTGGCGATATCCTTCAccaaccccactcccactcccactcccactcgTGTCATATTACTGAAATAGATGACTGGCTTGGGACATCCATCTGGAGGGGAGTACTCGTAGTTTCAGAGGACGAAGTTGTTTGTCTATTAACTCACTATTCCTTCCCCAGTTAATCATCTCTGGGTTGCTCTAGTTACTTCCAATATCCATTAACTCCACTGTCCTACTTAAACAGAAATGGAAAATGCTATTTATAAATTCCAATCCAATGAAGTTTGGAACAGTTGGTCATGCAATCCCAACTAAACGCAATGAAATGGCTTTTGATGGGGGATCAGGGCCTTTTGTAACAGTGGCGGAATTGTGGAAGCAACATTATTCTAAACTCAACATAACTGCCGATTGTtcggaacgaaaacgaaaaccagaaacttttgatgttttggtaggaacagaaacaaaacaagaaactttacatttttttatgttccggaacagaatcgtttatctaaaataatggtaaccggtttTAATACCGttatttttaagttttaagtatTTTTAAGTATTTTAAGTTTAATATTCGAAATGGCAGCTATGCACACACCATTGTGGTTTTGTATTGTCTGATGACATGTGAGACAAAAATGCACTGATTAGGCCCTGACCAGGTTTGGACAATTTTTGTTCACAATggcagctatgtagcctaccataGTTATTTGCAcagatcaaagtcaaagtcaaagtcaaagtctgctttattgtcaatttcttcacatgtcaagacatacaaagagatcgaaattacgtttcccactatcccacggtggagacaagacatattttaccaattaagtccacagacaaacataacattcaagtaaacaatataaaagtaaataagaaggcacatacaatgaagaaataagagcatcAAAATGTGGGTTGagattgtgcaattgtgcagtagacagtcaataaaatagtgcaaaagtcaggccaataaatggctgaggtagcaagtggcatagtggtgcaagttatgtaagagcagcagaagtgtgttcagaagtgttttcaggacaacaggacaacaacaacaagttgcaaagtgtgcaagtgtacaagtggagtagtgcaaggcagccattgtgggtccaaagtccaggatgttatgtagctgagggtggaggggggagaggggggagagagttcagcatcctaacagcctggtgtatgaagctgttggtgagtctggtggtgtgggtgcgcaggcttctgtacctcttctcagagggcagtagatcaaacaaattgtgagcagggtgacttgcatcactcacaattgtggtcgccttgcgggtgaggtgggaggtgtaaatgtccttcagggaggggagtgaagcaccaataatccttccagctgtgttcactatgcgctgcagggctttcctgttgtattcagt encodes the following:
- the LOC121709809 gene encoding vicilin-like seed storage protein At2g18540; this translates as MREEEKKIEIEEKVRKEEKEREMAQMRKVVDVKLWGAETITSMSSAEEYVDSESEMDSDDLWMDEKEAKLSAKKKEEERRREMEMEKLKEEKKKREMEEKARQVEKERERAQMRKMAEEMRRRWNALPPDSEDGDTNSEEEKEKKQEEPPIIEEEKQKKKSKPAKLIKWIKKSLGLGKNKGKE
- the LOC121709804 gene encoding golgin subfamily A member 6-like protein 22 isoform X1 → MTEGGGAEAGRVDRLLMVAGSTAYMIPQELRLRGYKMNDFYTSLDRTQERRPNLSLTMRPRLPDRSELEKDMRELDRKLEESDRRLEELRQMTVVQERLAAERREQEERERERAVQERVGSLRTLREMYHLMLIIGPDPASYETVPLREPSKNPTVQKLQAQCRRDQERWRELDRGRMERSMRMIGWLDEELRHLQQRVPERRVPERSSLPDHLEAQLHAQERVWLQEAQRVREELVRRVREQSSQADHLEAQLRDQERVRLQEEAQRVREELVRREREQSSQADHLEAQLRDQERVRLQEEAQRVREELVRREREQSEEEDRTTEVDHLKQKQRIEKVDELQGEKEDMREMEMKSEVAAEEERELEELRQSEREELRRVAENITWTSSDEKEDSDSDDVWMDEEEKEVILAARKKQREEREKMQAELNKEEDGKREVEMATLSEPEKEGDEKLQEESEEVRKEEMKREMAVKQESEREESRQKEREELRRAAENITWTSSDEKEYDNSESDTDSDDVWMDEEEKEVILAARKKQQEEREKMQAHLDKDENEGKRNVVEVVKLGGGI
- the LOC121709804 gene encoding golgin subfamily A member 6-like protein 6 isoform X2, which encodes MTEGGGAEAGRVDRLLMVAGSTAYMIPQELRLRGYKMNDFYTSLDRTQERRPNLSLTMRPRLPDRSELEKDMRELDRKLEESDRRLEELRQMTVVQERLAAERREQEERERERAVQERVGSLRTLREMYHLMLIIGPDPASYETVPLREPSKNPTVQKLQAQCRRDQERWRELDRGRMERSMRMIGWLDEELRHLQQRVPERRVPERSSLPDHLEAQLHAQERVWLQEAQRVREELVRRVREQSSQADHLEAQLRDQERVRLQEEAQRVREELVRREREQSEEEDRTTEVDHLKQKQRIEKVDELQGEKEDMREMEMKSEVAAEEERELEELRQSEREELRRVAENITWTSSDEKEDSDSDDVWMDEEEKEVILAARKKQREEREKMQAELNKEEDGKREVEMATLSEPEKEGDEKLQEESEEVRKEEMKREMAVKQESEREESRQKEREELRRAAENITWTSSDEKEYDNSESDTDSDDVWMDEEEKEVILAARKKQQEEREKMQAHLDKDENEGKRNVVEVVKLGGGI
- the LOC121709741 gene encoding vicilin-like seed storage protein At2g18540; protein product: MATLSEPEKEGDENLQEESEEVRKEEMKREMAVKQEKEREELRQKEREELRRAAENITWTSSDEKEYDNSESDTDSDDVWMDEEEKEVILAARKKQREEREKMQAELNKEEDGKRGVATLSEEMEKDEAEKLQEESNGVRKEEMEVEMATKQEREKMQAHLDKDENEGKRNVVEVVKLGGASEMWVWMSSDEEDGDSESEMAFDHLSTKLSANNKEEEVDEERKKDEEMERLREEVKRKEMEVKKEERKNRETEEMMREQEKKKKQIQEKKEERD